TCTTCGAGGTTTTCGAGGTTTCCAGCCTTCTCAGTGGCATTCTTTTCAGTAGTCATATTTCTTGTGATACCCCCTGGGAGTGATTATGAAATCCTTCTTTTGAGAGCTCCAGATTCTGGAGTCTCCATTTCCGACAAGGATCGTAGTGCTCATATCTACCCAATCTTCGTACTCCATGACCTTTCCGAGAGTAGTTACAATCCTGTCCTCGCCTTCTCCTCTCAGAGCGTTCTTCACAAGTCCTACTGGCACAGAGTCAGCTTTGTACTTTCGGATAATTTCAATAGCTCTGGAAAAGTTAGACTGTCTCTTGCGGCTCTTTGGGTTGTAAAGAGCTATAACGAAATCGGCTTCTGCAGAAAGATTAAGCCTTTTTTCAATAACATCCCAGGGAGTTAGGAGATCACTCAGGCTTATCACTGCAAAGTCCGTTACAACCGGTGCACCGAGCATACTAGCCCCGGCTAAAATTGCCGTGACTCCAGGAAGAATCTCTATATCAACATCAAGTCCTTCGTGCTCAGCAACCTCAAGCACGATACCCGCCATACCGTAGACGTTGGTATCTCCGCCGCTGACCATAACAACATTCGCAACTTTTGCGAGTTCCACAGCTTTTCTTGCTC
The Methanosarcina thermophila TM-1 genome window above contains:
- the cobJ gene encoding precorrin-3B C(17)-methyltransferase; this encodes MAESQSQSQNKTAGGKLYIVGIGPGSVEQMTVKARDVILNADYVLGNSTYLDQIESLLGTQEVIRSYMGKEVDRARKAVELAKVANVVMVSGGDTNVYGMAGIVLEVAEHEGLDVDIEILPGVTAILAGASMLGAPVVTDFAVISLSDLLTPWDVIEKRLNLSAEADFVIALYNPKSRKRQSNFSRAIEIIRKYKADSVPVGLVKNALRGEGEDRIVTTLGKVMEYEDWVDMSTTILVGNGDSRIWSSQKKDFIITPRGYHKKYDY